ATGTGATCTCCTATGAAGAACTGACCCCACCTGCTGGTCATCCTAGCCCCTACCATGGGACCTGCAGAAAGTGCGCTGAGCAGTGGGCAGATGCAGATGGTCCTATGGGGAAGTCTGGCCGCTGTGGCCATGTTCTTCCTCATCACCTTCCTCATCCTTCTGTGCTCCAGTTGCGACAGGTTAGAACAAACACGCATGTTCTAGAGCCTAAGCCTGCTGCTTTCCCTGTGCCCAGCGGAGCCTCTGTATTAAAAGCCCCCCGGCCCATGTTCATGGGCTGGTTACAGAGGACATTCTTCATCAGTCAATTGAAAATCCGTATTGATCTTCCTGGAGAGCAAAGCAAAGAGCCCTTTCTATTTTAAATGTCTGGAACAAATTCTTGCTGTTCTTTGAGCACAGTCTTTGTGTGCTGTCTTTTTCTGGCCGTGAGGATTATTGAAATCTACGTGTGAGGTACTACATCCTGTCGCCACAATGGGCAGTCACTGACGGTGCTCACTATTGCATGGCTTGGGAGGGCTCATGTATTATTAAAACTGTGTGTGACGAACTGCCCTTTATGAAGAAACGGGTTTGTTTTTCCTACAAGACTGAATGTGgaagccttttttttctttttttctttttttttctctttttcttttttaagcatAATACCTGTCTCCTTCACTCAAGGAGAAGTGGAGTTCTTTGTAACCAAGGCTGATTGCCCAGAACAGTCAGAGATGGTTCAGGGCGCACAGCCTTCTGGTACTGCTGGGAGCCACTGGGGGACCGCTCAGCCAGCTCCATCACTCAACTCTCTCAACCCGGGAAGAAACTTGATGATATTTAAAACTACATGGATCCCACCCTAAAATCTGTCAAGAAGAAAAAACCAGGCTCTCTGGCCTTCTGCAGCCTCTCCTAATCCCTGCCAAGCATGGACTCAGGCCTTTAAGGACAGGACAAGCCTAGTCCTAGCTCCCATGAGCTTAAAGAGTCTGCTGCTGTAATGACTCACTCTTCCACTAGGTGTCACCCTCTCCTCGCCACAGACAGGAATGTCGTCTTTACCACCACCAATGGCTTTCTTTAGACTGTTGTATGTAAAACACATTCTATTTTTACTCAGCAGACTTTTCCATAGACTGGAAGTACCTGTGACTCATCCTGAGGGCTTGTCACCTCCCTGATGTGCCAAAGTAGTATCTCCTGTATCTCCTCCCACTCCTTACAGCACGTGACTCCACGGACTCTCCAGGGAGAAGATGAGGTCATTGTTAGGATTTGCTAAAGAAAAAAGGTGGTGCCTGAGCATTCTAGGCACAGACAAATCCTGCTTGCAGCCTGCTGTCTCCTGTTGTGAACTTGGCCCTCTGGGAAAGGGTGTGCCTTTGCTGTCAGTTAGGACTTTTTTCTGCTCTCTTAGAAAAATAAACCTAGTTAATAAGACCAGAGAGGCGGAGCTGGACTAGGGAAGCATGGTGTCTGCTTCACTTTAAGGGACTCATTTGACGTCAGAATGGTGTTTTCTTCTCCGTTGCAGAGAGAAGCCACGGCAGCATAGTGGGGACCATGAGAACCTGATGAACGTGGTAAGCCtcggtgtgtctgtctgtccccatACACCTCTCCAGGCATGACACTGCTGGCTTTCAACACAACTGAAGCTGGCATGTGGACGTAAACAGACATTAGCGGTGGCTTTCTGTATTCTCTACGTACGGCAGGGAGCCTGGTTTGACCGGTGTTCAGGGAAGCTTCTGAAGCGAAAGCAGTCGCTGGACTGCCTGAGAGATTGCTATGGGGCTCCAGCCTGCTGCGGAGATGTCTTCATGTCTCTCCTGGTCTGGAAGGCTGCCACAAGGAATGGCTGGACGACTCAAATAAGATTTCTTGTTTCTCTGCTCTAGAGAGCAGAGTCCAGCATCCAGTGTTGTTACATGAGCTTCCAGAGCTGGATCTGCTCCGAAGCTGGGCTCCTTAGTGCTTAGTGCACATGCAGTCCTTGCTGTCACCTTCCCACAGCCTTCTCCTCTATCCTCATGTCACCTTTTCCTCTCTGAGTGTATGTCCTTAGGCCCAAACCCCCTGttttcataacaatagcaaataCACCCCACTCTGGCCTCAGTCTTAACTATGCCATCTGAAATGGCCCTGCTTTCAGATAGGATTGGTCTGTGGCATTGGGGACGGAGGTCTGGCATTCATTTGGGTGGAACTGCAGCCATTCATCAGGGCCGGGGCCCCACAGCATAGCTTGGCCTTCGTGCATTAGCCAATCCTCAACACTGATGTGGTCCTGATGGATGCAACAGTCTCACAGAGCGATCTATCCAGGGCTGAGGACTAGCCTGTCTTTGTTGTGCCCTTAAGTGGCAGCACGGTCTCAGCAGCTGTGTCCACGGGGCTGTGCTGAGTCCCCTGTGAGCCCCAGGGCAGTTCTAGGAGAGAAGGCACTTCCTACTCAGAGCCAGAAAGCCTGTATGCATTAAACTCTGAGGGGCCCTGTGTTATTTGTATCCAGTAGGCATGTTCAGAGCACATGCGTGACCCCCCACTTTCCAATGTGCCTGTAGCCCAAGCAGAGACGCAGCTGCCAGAATTCCCAGCTCCCCCTagacctcctcttcctctgtctgtgtGAGACCACCATCCTCACTCATCAGCCACCATAGCCCCCAGCATCTCTCCTGCTCTGACTGATGTTCACACCTGATTTTCACCTCTTAGGTTGTCTCCACTCCTTGTTCCCAGTGTCTCCATTCTCTCCAGTGATTGCTGGTGTGACGGGAGGGGAGGTAGAAGGGTGGGCCCTGTCTTTCTTCATGTCCCACCTTCCTCAGTCAGGTGGACAGGAAGTTGTGGCTGAACTCCGGCCTCATTTCCTCCTAGAACAAGGGTTCTCAGGCATGGCTAGACCTGGCAGCTCTACCTGGGTACTGAATGAAGCCAGTGTTCAGAGGTGGGACCAAGCTTGCCAGGTCATTCTGATACGTGAGTGTCATCGTTCTTGATCTTCTGTCCCTGTGATGCTGCCTCTGTGGCAGGGAGCATGCAGCGGGAGAGCAGAGAAAGCCGCCTCTTCATTCTCTTCCCCACTTAGGGTCTCCTCCTCCGCAGGCCTCCATGACACAGCTGTGTCCACAGGACGCATGCTCGCGGTGCCTGCACACAGCCGCCCACCTAGCTCCTGAGTTCCCTAGGTCATTCAGTCTGCCAACTTGTTCCTCctaggagctaaggtgggaaacAGTGGTTCAAACAGAGACTATAGAAGCTTGGCTGTGACACGTTATGCAGGAATCCTTCCCTTGATCTCCATTTCTGTCCCTAAAGGACACTACTTCTCCAATATTTCTCCAGTGTCAGGTCCTGGCAGACCCCAAACAGCCATGTTGTAGCTGCAGATGTGAGCAGTATCAGCAGATTTCCCAGACACTTGGGCATCACTACACATCAACGGTGGATTATTGTCTGTTATTATTTGATTTCCCATCAGAGTCAGTAAGTTTGTGAAGCCAACAACCCAAGACTTCTACGCAGGTTACATCAAATTTTCCCCATGTTATCCTGAAACCTGGGATGTGTCTTGGGCAGCAGAAGCCATGAATGTGAAAAGGATGGGGTCTGGCATGTTAcaagaaatgcatccagaggcAGCGGCAGCTAGTGTCTGCCTACCCCGTGATAGCTCCACTTGTCGTGTTGTTCCAGGTGGTCTACACAGCACCTGCACCCCAGAGGAACACACAATCAGGACTTCCAAGTGCCTGTGTATGTTTGAGAATAGGAAAGGTTTGCAAAGCAGTTATTCAGTAGGTGAGCGTTTTAGGAAAGCCCTGAAACAGACTCCGAAATGTATGACATTAAAGGTGTGGTGACCATGTGTAAGTCTCCGCCTATCAAGAGACAGCAGCTAtgctttgctgtttgtttgttcttttggcATCACCTGTGTTTCAGGGATGGCCTTGGTCCCCGCTGAGCTCTGTTCTGTCACACACAATAATATGTGGTTTCCTTTTCCCCTGAGCTAGGGAAACACACTGTATCTGTAGCCCACCTGTAACCACCAGGTGAGAGTGGAGCACTGGAGCTGCCAGTGCCCTGAGAGTCCAGAACTACACTGAGGAGATAAGTTCAGCCATTCTCCATTGGAGAGAACAGTCCCACTCTCAACACTTGAGTGTGTCTAGTTATCCAAGGGGTTCCGTTTAACCGTTCTTGTTTTACCTAATTTAGTCAGTGGACTCTGCCATTTCTTTGGCTGCTTTGATATTCGGAGTGTCCTCTGGTGCCCAGCAAATGCTTACCAAAAGATGTCTTTGGATTTTTCAGCCTTCCGACAAGGAGATGTTCAGCCATTCGGCGACCAGCCTGACAACAGATGCCTTGGCTAGCAGCGAACAGAACGGGGTGCTCACCAATGGTGACGGTAAGTTCTGCAGAAGAAGCAACTGAGAAGACTAGGCTTTGAACAGGGTGCTCGCAGGCTGCGGTGATGACTCGGTAGCCAAGAGCACtgctgcccacacacacacaccaaaaccacaAAATCTTGGAGTCAAGCAATACTCCCGTGGCCTCAGCCTCATGCGAGCAGGAGGTTGGAGCGCCACACTTGGCTCCATGGTCCGTTTTCATTTGTTCCTGGAAACATGTCTTGTACCATTTCATAAATATACTTGGATCCGTCATTGTGTCTCAGCTTCTGTTATGTCTGCCAGATGAGAGAGACTGGGGAAGTGGGGTAGCAGTGGGAACAGAGCCCATTCCCTCATCTAGGCAGAGACCAATTGCAGTAATGTGAAGAGACGACGTTCAGTCTGGCCCCAGGGATTGTCAATGTTGGATGCTACACTGAGGGTGAAACCCAGGGCCTGTGTGCAAGtgaggcaagctctctaccactgagtgaTGGCCACAGCCCGCCCTTtaccttttgttttgagataggttaCCCAGCCTGGTCTTAAgttcagtcttcctgcctctgcctttaagccaccccaccccaaacccctgttcCTAACTTTCAAAAACCTGATACCTGTCAAGCCCTCTACCTACATGGGTTTCAGCAGGAGTAGTATGTAGCGAAGGAACCATAAGTCAAAGTGTAGCCCACATCATTTATGAAATCTTGTACTGGGAAGATACAATGAATAACTTCCCTTTCAATGTAATGGAAATAAGACAGCATTGTCATTGAAGTCTTCAGCTGAACATCAGTTAGAGCCAGGTCTGTAGGCGTGGCACGGTGATCCAGGCACTGGTAGTTAGGGGCGGCTTCCTCCACTGTTAACAGCCTtgccccttcagttctttcagaaGACAGCACGATGACCTGCATGCAGCATTATGAGGAAGTCCAGACCTCAGCTTCAGATCTGCTGGACTCCCAGGACAGCACGGGAAAGGCCAAGTGCCACCAGAGCCGGGAGCTGCCCAGGATCCCGCCTGAGAACACAGTGGATGTGATACTCACAGCCCGGGCTGCAGACGCAGAGTCGGCCCCCGGTGTGGAGGGGCCCTACGAGGTGCTCAAGGATAGCTCCTCCCAGGAAAACATGGTGGAGGACTGCCTGTATGAGACAGTGAAGGAAATCAAGGACGTGGCAGACAAAGGGCAGGGCAAGTCCAAGTCCACCTCTGCCTTGAAGGAGCTTCAAGGGGCCCACGCGCAGGGCAAGGCCGACTTTGCTGAATATGCCTCTGTGGACAGAAACAAAAAGTGCCGCCACAGCGCGAACGCAGAGAGCATTCTAGGAACGTCCAGTGACCTAGAAGAGGAAACCCCACCGCCTGTCCCGGTTAAACTTCTGGATGAGAATGCCAAccttccagagaagggagagagaggggcagaagagCAAGCTCCAGAAGGGACCAGTGGGCACAGCAAGGTGGGCTTTTGTCATGGTGAGGTTACCAGTCTGAGAAATACATGTTTACAGATAAATACTGTGCTTGCATTTTTCACTGTCTAAGCTTTAACTGACTAAAGATTGATGTTTATAAAACCTTTCTCAGCATCAAGTGTAGATAGTTTCCtgattttatgttatgtatctaATTAGATCAATATTATTGCCTTCATTTTGAAGTCTAGGAACTAAATAAGCAAGATTCTTTACCaaaaatcttccttcttctcttcctcggGCAGCATGGTAACCTTGAGCCTTTCAGAATCCCACAACTCAAAGCACGGTGGTCTTGACAGAGAGTCCAGATGTACAGGGGTTCCTGCAATTTACTGTTGAATATTTTCCTATGTGCCAGCTAACGGGTCTTATTTTTTGCAAGtctgtaaacaatattttaaataatttctaaaattttagtcATCAGAGGTCTAAAGTGCATCAGCCTTCAGTGCTTGTGTCTTATGGAGTCTGAGCCACAGCGAGCCTCACATCTGGACGCTGGCCAGATTGTCCTCACACATTAACTAAGCCTGCACGGCTTCAGTCGGCTAAATATCAGACTTCTAGTGTCTACACAGAAGGATGCAAAATCATCTTCCAGCTACAACTTCCCCTTACCCCTTTGCAGGGAGGACCAGCAGAGTCAGCGATAACGGTACTGTGTGGGTAACGTGGAGTTAGAGAGCAGGACAGGTCCCCACGTTAACACAGCTCAGGGCCACTGGGGAATGACTGTCTAAGAGGGAAGGCTGGGACTGGATTCATATGGTTTAGAACCAGTAGCAGAAATGTGCTATTTAAACATATAAGGTTGATGAGTGAATATTAGGACCAGGAGAGCCCCAGGAACCGGGCTCTGGGGACGGGGGAATAGCAGGGGAGACCAAAATAGGGGGGAAAGCCAGGAAAGGGAGCAGGGTTGCTGAAGACTGGGTAAAGGACATGTGGGAAGGAGGGGCTGACCTCAGGTCACACAGGACAAACCATCATCCCGTGGGACCAAGATGAAGAGTTCTTCAGACTAGTGAAGGGTAGACACTCAGCTGGAATGGATACAAAGGACATGTGAAGAGGAGAGTTAGCTGAGGCTTTGTGGTACaccacagtgaggagaagacagagccagAAGTCCAGTTGAGCTCGTTTGAGCGCAGTGCATGGCAAGCAAGTTCACTCATGGTAACCAAGAAGGGACCGAAGGACACTGGGGACAGGGTAGAGTCCAGAGGAATGTATTTGCCTCTGCGTTTTCTAAGAGAATTCAGAAACAAGGCTATCAGCCCATGAGCACCAAGTAGATGGTCTGGGGAGGAAGCACAGGGAGAGTAGACCTTAGAGCAGTGGAGCCTCTCCGAGGGCCCACCTACTGCTAAGGCAGGAAGGGGAGACAGCAGAGGAAGAAACGAAGGGGAAGAGGAACTAAGTATTGATGATTCAATCAATACTTAATGGAATTAAAGGGAGGAGAATAAGGAAAGCTGGCATGgtgaggacagagggacagagagggagctAAGGCCTGGGGCAGTGAAGGACTCTGGGAGATGGAGAAGCATCTGTCGGTGTGGGAGAGAGATGGTTTAGATGGGTATGTTTTTGTGGGAATCAAAAATTAAGGTCAGAAATATGTGAGAAATAGTAAATAAGCCAGGGCTTGAGTCACAGAAAAGGCCGGGACCAAACTCACTGAGAAACAGGTCAAGGGGAGACTGTAAGAGCAGTGGGGTTCTTCCTGGTGATGCTTGCCAGCTGTCGGATGTAGATGCCGGCATGCCATGGAGAACTGCTGATCAGCCCTTCCCTGGCGACAGTTAGGAACCAAACACTAACCAAACACTATCAGAAGTCCTCTGTATGCCTGTGAAGCCGCTGGGCACCCAAGGTCATAGGACCAGCTGATGCAGGAGACACATAGCCTGTATCCAGTAGAAACCACTTGAAAGCATTTGTGTAGACAAGTGTGGCTTCAAACTGCTTTActttggtttgcatttttttttttttgacagagatTTAGTTCCTTGTCCTACAAGTCTCGGGAAGAAGACCCAACTCTTACAGAAGAGGaggtaaatttcattttttttttttcaaataaccaAAAAAGTCTGCTAGAAAATGTAGAcagtgcaggctggagagatggtttagcagttcaGGGCATGTGCtgctgttggactctaagatccaaaaccaggagacgcgctcccccagagacactcacagacgagattcgctgcaataacatgaggtttaatgataatccagtgcactggggtcctctcgcatgcaggcaagaagaaccccgagtTGAGGTTAGGAGCAGTTTTTATAcggtttaaggggtggactagagaaacagtgactaggcacaatatgattggcggAACAGTGTGACTtgaactgattggtctttggggaatgaggtggcaaggacctcccttgtctgtaagtgacAAGGACAAGGATTGGTTCATCCTGTCTAAGTGCTCTGGGCCTTTCTTgcccgcaggtgggttccctcccctgtggtctgcgGAATGTTAATCCgcttttcctctgaatgttaatccagcagggtaagcCAGCTGGTGTcctggactaaggaatgtgctcctcccaggatgtgtcctggggcagttaaaaattaacttttaactAAAAATCAAGTTTAACTAAATTCTTACACTGTGCCTACACAGTTCAACTGGCAGAACCTAGCTGggctgggcagctcacagccagctGCCtcaccagctccaggggaatctagTGCCTCTGCTGTCCatgggcatctgcactcacatgcacgtgTAACTTTGAAAAGTTCAAAAACTcgaagtctgtaatcccagttatCATAATCCAATCTGGTGGCAAACAACTACACCTATCACATGGGAGATagagggtcaagagttcaaggccagccctagTTATAttaagctagcctgggctacttaagaCTTAAAACTGAGGGTTGTCAGGGCAGAGCttaaaggcaggaactgaagcagaggccatggagtacTGATGTAAAATCCACTGTCACCTGCCTAGGGGTGGTGTCATCCAccgtgggctgggctctcccacagcAATCATTCACTTTAAAAATGGCCTCCGAGCTTGTCTACAGACCAATCGTACTGAGGCCCCTTTTCAAGTGAGGTTCTCTCCTGTCAGGTGACTCTACTTCTATCAAGTTAAAGTGAAACAAAACGACCTAGCCTGCACCGTCATGGTGATTCTCAACCATAGTCTCAGTGCccacttgggaggctggagaATGTTTAGTTCAATGAAATCTAGACTGCATAGCAAGACCCCGCCCACTACCCTTTCCCCCACAACAATTAGTGCTTCTTCCCAAGAATAAACATCCTGTGATTGTTTCCTGTGTTTGAAAGATGTGACAAGCCCTCAGGCCTGTGCTTGGATGTCAAGGCTGAGATGGTTGTCCATGCTGGGAAGGTATGTGATAGGCAGTGAGCCACAAGAATGGAAGTATGTAGATAAGTGAAGGACACTAGGCTGCAGGAAGGGCTGGCCCATGTGAACAGAAGGAACAACTAGGGTAAGAAGAAGGAGTTCTCGTTAACAGTGGGTGACTACCGTAGAAGGAAATTAGTGGTAGGCTGGAAAATTCCACTCGTCAGAATGGTTAGGAGAAGGGAAATGTCTCCCTGAGGAATACTGGATGCGGGTCACCTCAGCAAAGGTGAACTGAACTAAGGCTAACATCACTTGAGGCAACCAGTGAGAACAGATGGAGAATGCCAGAGAACCAGGGGGTAATTTCAGGAGACTTTTAGTgatgccttctaagtgctgaagCCACCATGACAGCACACAGCGTGCTGGGTTCAGACAGAGCCCGACACCTTTCCTGCCCCTGCTCACATGGCTGGAGTGGAAGGCCCACTGTGGGCCCTCTGTGCCTGTACAGACCACACACATAAGCAGGAGCGTTGCTTTGTACAGAGAACTCTTGAGTGCAGTGCAGGAAGATGAAGCATCTCGGAGTTCAAGGGCTACTTTCCTCAGATGATACTCCCCACTCCCCTTTTCCCAAGGATAGGAACTTTCATCACCCTATTTCCCTGACTACACAAGGCAAAACCAGGGAGTCATCTGTGAGGCCTTTTTCACTTCACTATCCCAGGGACAGCCAATTGCCAAGGCCCTCAGAGGCCTCCCAAGCTCCTCTCTCACTCTTGCATCGCTGGAGCACCCTCTCTGGCTCGTGCACTGCTTCTTACTGGGTCCTCTGTGATTTCACGACCCCCACTTGTCAGTGTTCTATAGAACCAGAACCCCATCTGGGCCCATGAGAACTCCACAAAACTTGGTTTATAGAGAGGTAATCAAATATGACTCATCTACCAGACAGGAAGACAGTTTAATTACTCTCTAGTAACATACAACTCTTACAAGGGGGTGAGGCATGTTCCTAAGTGCCAAGTGTATCGCTTGACAccaagaaggggaggagggactCACAGCTTCCAGTGGCTTGTTCATGTCTCTCTGTTCCCTAGATCTCAGCAATGTATTCCTCCGTGAATAAACCTGGACAGTCGGCACACAAACATGGACCATCTCTGAAAGGGCCAGAATCTACCTGCCACTCCGTGCAGGGCCCCCCTCAGACGTCGTCATCTTCCTGTAATGACCTCTATGCCACTGTGAAAGACTTCGAGAAAACTCCCAACAGTATCAGCACACTGCCGCCGGCAAGGAGGCCCAGTGAGGAACCAGAGCCTGACTATGAAGCCATACACACTCTAAACAGAGAGGACGAAAAGGTCCCTCTGGAGACCAATGGCCACCTTGTCCCCAAGGAGAATGACTACGAGAGCATTGGGGACTTGCAGCAATGCAGAGATGTCACCAGGCTCTAGCAGCTCAAAGAGGCTCTGCTGTGGTGGAGAGGAGGTGTCGCAGTCTCACGCTGCGTTGGTTAACTGAAATCAAGTGTGGGCTCACAACTGTTTTTCCGAAACAGTAAGGTATGGACCTGCCTGCCAGGGCAGCTACCCTCCAGGGCTCCCAAGAAACCCATGGtacccctgacctccacattccACAGAGGAAGGCGACTTCGGGCTGTgaggggggcggggcgggggagaGACCCACCCACCAATACGGAAATCCCACCTGCCTGGAATCCTGCCTGCCCTGGAAGAGCCAGATTTTCTCCCTcaccctccttcctctgctgctTCACCCCTGGAAGTCTCCCTTGTGTGCTTCACCCAAGGATGGTCTCCCACCCGCCTGCACTGAAGAGACACTGGTTCCTGTTAACCCACCCTCTTCCCTGACGAGCCCTGTTAGTCCCTGGGAATCTGGATGGGCAGGCTGagcagtgtggggtggggtggcctGGAGTCCCTGGGGTCTCTGCTCCTCGTTGGGATACTGCATCTGCAGTCTTCACAAGGCACATGAGGTCagtttagatatttttttaaacttttatgttCAAACCCTTCCCGACAATGTTTGACTTTTTCATAACTACTATGGTACTTCTGCAGTTGTTCAAACCCAGCGTTCTTCCTTCCAAACACAGCCTTAATGTTTCTGTGTGGATGGCGGCCATGGTGTCTATCCCCAAAGGGCTGCGGGCATAAATTTGTGTTTCCAGTGATCTTTGCTGCCCACACGTATAACTTTCCTGTAATCTGATGGTAATCTgagtaaaatgtaaacatttattttattatataaatttataagatGTTTTATGTTTAATGCCTAATTTCTAGAAACTGTCAGGAAATATATATTAACTGTTTGGATTTTATGTACAACGGTTTAtactctcatttttaaaaataccataaaGCACAGAAGCTAGATAATGATGAGcggtttttattcttttctctaacAAGTAATATAACGTTGAAGATGTGTTAAGGCTCAGCTCCTCAGATGGTGCGGGGAGTTCTAGATCCAGAACACTGACCACTGGTGGCAACTGCAGTGGGCAGAAATAACTGTGTCAGTGCTGAAATACTCACTCACTGTTAAAAATTGAGCAAACTCTGACTCAGGAATTCTGAACTTCCTGAAAGTATCAGACTTTCACTGACATCCTGGGACCTCTGAGAACACCAGTGGTACTGTCCACTGTGCAGTATCCGCTGATGCAAACTGCACGGTTTTTCATTGCTTCGCAAAAAAGTTAATGGCTGAAGCAGCTCAGATTGAAAATTCAGTCATCTCTCTAGATCTTCCAAGGCCAGCACTGGAAACAGGGctcacttttcattttaaaaggagcCTGGCTGAAAAGCAAGATACAGATAAAGAGAGAGGCCACTGCCTCCTGCTGCCAGTGTGGCAACTTATTCTAATGACTTAATAGTCATGCTGGTTTCTCTCCCTGTGACAAAGAGGGCCTTGGAGAGAGAAGTGACCATCTCTGTGGCCTGTCTTCCTGTCCTTGTACTCATGAACTGGCTGCGGATTACACCTGTGGAGCTGTGTACTCTCCTAGATGTCATTGGCATTAGCCTAATATTCCATGAAGACGCCACATGGATAAGCATAACCTCTGCTGGGCACTCGGTAACAGTGGGGAGCAGTAAAGGGCAAGGCTTGTTGCACCCACTGATTTTCACTGCTGTGCTTTAGAGTTTGGCCCAACCATCTCTTGGGCCTCCAGGGTCCCTTTATCACATGGCAGTACCCATGCCACAGGCCACTCCTGGCCATGTGCTTGCCACCATGCAATTCCTTACAGGCACCATGGAGCTCAGgagtttatgttttataaagaGGA
The window above is part of the Arvicanthis niloticus isolate mArvNil1 chromosome 13, mArvNil1.pat.X, whole genome shotgun sequence genome. Proteins encoded here:
- the Pag1 gene encoding phosphoprotein associated with glycosphingolipid-enriched microdomains 1, whose translation is MGPAESALSSGQMQMVLWGSLAAVAMFFLITFLILLCSSCDREKPRQHSGDHENLMNVPSDKEMFSHSATSLTTDALASSEQNGVLTNGDVLSEDSTMTCMQHYEEVQTSASDLLDSQDSTGKAKCHQSRELPRIPPENTVDVILTARAADAESAPGVEGPYEVLKDSSSQENMVEDCLYETVKEIKDVADKGQGKSKSTSALKELQGAHAQGKADFAEYASVDRNKKCRHSANAESILGTSSDLEEETPPPVPVKLLDENANLPEKGERGAEEQAPEGTSGHSKRFSSLSYKSREEDPTLTEEEISAMYSSVNKPGQSAHKHGPSLKGPESTCHSVQGPPQTSSSSCNDLYATVKDFEKTPNSISTLPPARRPSEEPEPDYEAIHTLNREDEKVPLETNGHLVPKENDYESIGDLQQCRDVTRL